A region from the Deltaproteobacteria bacterium genome encodes:
- a CDS encoding acetyl-CoA carboxylase biotin carboxylase subunit (catalyzes the ATP-dependent carboxylation of a covalently attached biotin and the transfer of the carboxyl group to pyruvate forming oxaloacetate): protein KIAAGDRLSLRQQDVFLRGHAIQCRINAEDPKNGFAPSFGRITFLRQISGPFIRTESGIYQGWEVPSFYDSLLAKICSVGKDRVTAIERMRRALREYDIWGVRTTIPLLRRIMDHPDFVAGKIHTGFIDENIAGLTEYEEAEEEIYKVSRFVAEVSGLGRNVHSG, encoded by the coding sequence AAGATCGCGGCGGGCGACCGCCTGTCGCTGCGGCAGCAGGACGTTTTCCTGCGCGGCCACGCGATCCAGTGCCGCATCAACGCCGAGGACCCGAAGAACGGCTTCGCCCCCTCCTTCGGGCGGATCACCTTTCTTCGCCAGATCAGCGGCCCCTTCATCCGGACCGAGTCGGGGATCTACCAGGGATGGGAGGTCCCCTCGTTCTACGACTCCCTGCTCGCGAAGATCTGCTCCGTGGGGAAGGACCGTGTGACGGCGATCGAACGGATGCGGCGCGCCTTGCGGGAGTACGACATCTGGGGCGTCCGGACGACGATCCCGCTGCTGCGGCGGATCATGGACCATCCCGACTTCGTGGCCGGAAAGATCCACACCGGGTTCATCGACGAGAACATCGCGGGACTCACCGAATACGAAGAGGCCGAGGAGGAGATCTACAAGGTGTCCCGTTTCGTCGCCGAAGTCTCCGGCCTCGGCCGCAACGTCCACAGCGGGTGA